A region of Siniperca chuatsi isolate FFG_IHB_CAS linkage group LG23, ASM2008510v1, whole genome shotgun sequence DNA encodes the following proteins:
- the nopchap1 gene encoding uncharacterized protein C12orf45 homolog isoform X1 yields the protein MELNFKKTSSHALLSCGNGGGLSEKLLLKRKAGRSLQTERVPRSSVLERLQSFLPQMAEANEKLKHQMEEAPAGSFDIESVEKAERVIEMVRVCLLLNDIALVDLSGSDSDSKDEEETSDSEDESYSGEESGITEQNLKLPGDKGKTKKANIQVIDQQGE from the exons ATGGAATTAAACTTCAAGAAAACGAGCTCACATGCTTTGCTGTCATGTGGCAATGGCGGAG GTCTCAGTGAGAAGCTTCTCCTCAAGCGAAAGGCTGGCAGAtccctgcagacagagagagtccCGAGAAGCAGCG TATTGGAGCGGCTGCAGAGCTTCCTGCCTCAGATGGCTGAGGCCAACGAGAAGCTGAAGCACCAGATGGAGGAAGCTCCTGCTGGAAGCTTTGACATAGAGAGCGTGGAGAAGGCAGAGAGGGTCATAGAGATGGtgcgtgtctgtctgctgctaaAT GACATAGCGCTGGTGGATCTCAGCGGGTCAGACAGCGACTCcaaagatgaagaggagacTTCGGACTCTGAGGACGAATCGTACTCTGGTGAGGAGAGCGGGATCACAGAGCAGAACCTCAAATTACCCGGAGACAAAGGCAAGACGAAGAAAGCCAACATCCAGGTTATTGATCAACAGGGAGAGTAG
- the nopchap1 gene encoding uncharacterized protein C12orf45 homolog isoform X2: MELNFKKTSSHALLSCGNGGGLSEKLLLKRKAGRSLQTERVPRSSVLERLQSFLPQMAEANEKLKHQMEEAPAGSFDIESVEKAERVIEMDIALVDLSGSDSDSKDEEETSDSEDESYSGEESGITEQNLKLPGDKGKTKKANIQVIDQQGE; encoded by the exons ATGGAATTAAACTTCAAGAAAACGAGCTCACATGCTTTGCTGTCATGTGGCAATGGCGGAG GTCTCAGTGAGAAGCTTCTCCTCAAGCGAAAGGCTGGCAGAtccctgcagacagagagagtccCGAGAAGCAGCG TATTGGAGCGGCTGCAGAGCTTCCTGCCTCAGATGGCTGAGGCCAACGAGAAGCTGAAGCACCAGATGGAGGAAGCTCCTGCTGGAAGCTTTGACATAGAGAGCGTGGAGAAGGCAGAGAGGGTCATAGAGATG GACATAGCGCTGGTGGATCTCAGCGGGTCAGACAGCGACTCcaaagatgaagaggagacTTCGGACTCTGAGGACGAATCGTACTCTGGTGAGGAGAGCGGGATCACAGAGCAGAACCTCAAATTACCCGGAGACAAAGGCAAGACGAAGAAAGCCAACATCCAGGTTATTGATCAACAGGGAGAGTAG